A stretch of DNA from Nitrospira sp.:
GGTTTTCAGCCGGTCCAGCTCAGCTTGCTGATAGGCCACCGCGGCCTCACGTTGCCGCACGGCATGGCGTGCCTGGTTGACTTCGTCTTGGCTGATCGCGCGCAAATCCTCCGTGGCCGCCCCTTCGCGCAACACTAACTGCGCCCGCGCATCGTCCAGTTGGATGTTGACCTGAGCGAGTTGCTGCTCCTGTTTCCGGATATCTTCGAGCCGATTCCCTTTCCGCAGTTTATCCAACGTCGCCTCGGCCGATGCCCCGGCGGCCTCGTAACGGGCCAGTTCGGCACGCTTCGGGCCGTCTTCGAGTTGCCACAGCGGTTGTCCTTTCTTCACCTGGTCGCCGACCTTCACATAAACGGTCGTGACCAGTCCCCCGGTCGGGCTGCCCACTTTGACGTTCTCGGTCGACGCCTCGATCAATCCCGCACCGAAAACGTAGGCCGCAAAGGGCGCCTTCGACGGTTCGGCGACGGGCTTGGACTGTTGCGGCGGCTTGGTCGTCGCCGCCATCATATACAGTCCGAATCCGACGCCCAAAACAGCTATGACCGGTAAGAGGTATTGGCGAGTCATTGCAGCGTCCTTTCTGCGTCCACCATGTCTTGATACGAATGAAAGATCTGCTGAACCTGTCCGTCGTCGATCCGGGCGATCCGATCCGCAAAGTGGTAGATGCGGGTGTCGTGCGTGACAATGATCAGCGCCCGCCCCTCACTCCTCGCCACCGAGCGCAGCAACTCGACGACGTGCTGCCCGGTGACGTGGTCCAGCGAGCTGGTTGGTTCATCACACACCAGCAGGTTTGGAGAATGGACGATGGCGCGGGCGATGGCGACGCGCTGCTGCTGGCCTCCCGAGATGTCCGATGGGCGGGACATCGTGCGATCGCCCAGCCCGACTTTTTCGAGTGCCTCGTCCGCTTTTCGAAGAGCTTCCGCATAGCCGGTCCCGTTGATCAGCAGCGGGATGGCGACATTCTCGCGGAGCGGAAGTGAGCCGATCAGGTTGAATTGCTGAAACACAAAGCCGATATGTTGGCCGCGATACTGCGTCCGATCCTCCTCGGTCATGTGGTGGAGGTTCTGCCCGAACACCAGGCACTCGCCCTCGCTTGGGTCCAGCACACCAGCGATCGTGGAAATCAGCGTCGTCTTCCCACAGCCGGACGGCCCGACCAGCATCATCACTTCGCCCTGCTGAATCGTGAGGTCGATGCCGCGAAGCGCACGCACCTCGCTGGCTCCGTGGCCAAATACCTTCTTCACACCGCGGCACTCGACTGCATGTATATGTTTTGTCGTATCCACGGATCAGCCTCTGAACACGATGCCCGGTTCGAGCTTCATGACTTTCCTCAAACTGATCACGGAAGAAATCGCAACAATGCCGACTACCGCTATGCCCGCCGCCGCCAGCACCTGCCATGGCAGCGTGAAGGTGATCATGCTGTCCTGCGTGGCCCAGCCCATGAGGGAGGCCAGCCCAGTTCCCGTGCCATACCCGAGGAATCCGACCAGCGCCGCCTGCGTCAAAATCATGGAGAGTAGGGTTCGATTCCCTGCGCCCATCGCCTTCAATGCGCCGAAGTGCCGCAGGTTGTCCATCGTGAAGTTGTAAAACGTTTGGCCGGCGATGAGCGTGCCCATCAGAAAGGCGATGAACACGGAGAGGCCGAAATTAATCACAATACTGGTCTCGGTGATGTAGTACCGCAATGTCTTCTCGATGAACTGCTGCGAGGTGTAGGCCGCAAGCCTCGTAACCCGTCCGATTCGCGCGGCCACTTTCTCAGCGGATTCCCCCTGTTGCGGCGCAGCCAGGATAAACGACAGATTCTTACGTTGCGAGGGAACCATCGACAACGCTCGCGTATACGTCGTATACACCACGGGCTGCGATTGGAAGCCGCGTGACACTTCGCAGAATCCCACGACCACCACACGGTGATCATTGATTTCCAGGGTGTCGCCGATCTTCAACGGTGTTCGGGTTCCGTCCGGATTCACATGCGCCAGTTTGTCACCGGCGCTGATGGCATCGACAACCACGGCCTCGCTTTGGCGAACATCCGAGAGCGCGCCCGCTTTCATCACTGCGGGGCCACCAATCAATGTCGTATCATCAATCCCGTACAGGACGATTGCGGTGTTTGTGCCGTCTTCGAGTTTGGCTTGGACAGAGCCCTTGTAGAGGGTGACTGCCCACGCGACGCCTTCCACGCTTCGTACTCGGCCGATCTGCCCATCCGTCATCGGTTGGGAGTCATCGATGAAGCGCACCTTCGGGTCCATGACCCAGATCTCGGCGTTCACGGCGTTAATTCCCGAGTACATTTGAGTCATGATTCCGACAAACATCGCCAGTTGCTGGACCAGGAGCAACGAGGCGAACATGACGCCGGCGACAATGCCGAGGTATTTGCCGGTATCTCCCATCAACATGTGCAGCGCGATTCGCCTCATTATTTCGTTCCCATCTATTTACACATCTTCAATTATTGCATAAAGCAAATATTAGAGCGCGCACTCTCACCTTCCCAGTGGTCATCTGGGAGCTACTCTATTTCGAACTCCGGGCCGTAGTCAGCTTTTCAAGCAATTCGATCAGGATCTCGCGCTCACCGTTGCTGAGCGGCTGTAGCATCCGAGCGGCTATATCGAGCTGACTGTGGCGGAAATGCTCGCGCAGCATCTTGCCTTTCTCAGATTCCTTGACGGTCACGATCCGTCGGTCCTCTTCGGAACGAAATCGCTCCACCATCTGTTTACGTTCAAGTCGATCGATGATTCTCGTCACCGTGCTCAGCGGAGCCGACAGGGCAGTGGCGAGATCAGTCATGATCATCTCTTCCTTATCGCCCAGCAGGAGCAACGCTTTGATTTCGCGTGGTGAAAGCTCGATATCGGGTAGAGGATGGTCCGCTGTTTCCATAGGGGAATCCATGAGAGCCGCAATGAATGCGTGCAGTGCCTTTGCTTGCCTATTCAGCCTGGCATCGATTTTTTCGTCTTCAGTCCGTGTCATTAATTTCACTATACAACTATTCCATGAAGCAAGTCAACTGCCTTAATGCCAATTGGGGAGATGACTGCTGGGATTAGGGTGTGAAATTGTGCGGCGGGAAGGTGGCGCCAGCCGTACCGTGAATGGCACGGCTGGCGCCACCAACATCATTGGACGAGCGGTTGGGCCGGAGCAACTTGCCCAAAACGGCCGTTGTTGAAGTCATCCGCGGCTTGCCGAATCTCCGCCGTGGTGTTCATCACAAACGGGCCATACCCCACCACGGGTTCGTTGATAGGTTCACCCGTGAGAACCAGGAGAATTGCGTTCTGTTCAGCGTGGATGGTGATCGCATTGCCTTCACGCGCCAGGCGAACAATCTCAGCCTCACCGAGAGTCTGTTCACCATTGATGACGACACGGCCGGCAAGCACGGCGACCATGGAGTTATGCCCCTCCGGAAGTTCAAGCGTGAGATCGGCATTTTTCTGAAGCCGCAGATCCCACAAGTTGACGGGCGTAAACGTTCGCGCCGGTCCACGGGCACCACGGAATG
This window harbors:
- a CDS encoding biotin/lipoyl-binding protein — encoded protein: MTRQYLLPVIAVLGVGFGLYMMAATTKPPQQSKPVAEPSKAPFAAYVFGAGLIEASTENVKVGSPTGGLVTTVYVKVGDQVKKGQPLWQLEDGPKRAELARYEAAGASAEATLDKLRKGNRLEDIRKQEQQLAQVNIQLDDARAQLVLREGAATEDLRAISQDEVNQARHAVRQREAAVAYQQAELDRLKTGTWTAELRVQQAAVREVRAQILQTKVDVERLTVRSPLAGEVLQVKIHAGEYAPAAQTDDALMLVGNNELLNVRVDVDEQDAWRVDHAQPAVAYPRGRSDLNIPLTFVRVEPYVVPKKSLTGASTERVDTRVLQVVYSFHQPHDFSLYVGQQMDVYVQVQPLPDPGAPAAPEERSQRGTS
- a CDS encoding ABC transporter ATP-binding protein; this encodes MKKVFGHGASEVRALRGIDLTIQQGEVMMLVGPSGCGKTTLISTIAGVLDPSEGECLVFGQNLHHMTEEDRTQYRGQHIGFVFQQFNLIGSLPLRENVAIPLLINGTGYAEALRKADEALEKVGLGDRTMSRPSDISGGQQQRVAIARAIVHSPNLLVCDEPTSSLDHVTGQHVVELLRSVARSEGRALIIVTHDTRIYHFADRIARIDDGQVQQIFHSYQDMVDAERTLQ
- a CDS encoding FtsX-like permease family protein, which encodes MLMGDTGKYLGIVAGVMFASLLLVQQLAMFVGIMTQMYSGINAVNAEIWVMDPKVRFIDDSQPMTDGQIGRVRSVEGVAWAVTLYKGSVQAKLEDGTNTAIVLYGIDDTTLIGGPAVMKAGALSDVRQSEAVVVDAISAGDKLAHVNPDGTRTPLKIGDTLEINDHRVVVVGFCEVSRGFQSQPVVYTTYTRALSMVPSQRKNLSFILAAPQQGESAEKVAARIGRVTRLAAYTSQQFIEKTLRYYITETSIVINFGLSVFIAFLMGTLIAGQTFYNFTMDNLRHFGALKAMGAGNRTLLSMILTQAALVGFLGYGTGTGLASLMGWATQDSMITFTLPWQVLAAAGIAVVGIVAISSVISLRKVMKLEPGIVFRG
- a CDS encoding MarR family transcriptional regulator, with the translated sequence MTRTEDEKIDARLNRQAKALHAFIAALMDSPMETADHPLPDIELSPREIKALLLLGDKEEMIMTDLATALSAPLSTVTRIIDRLERKQMVERFRSEEDRRIVTVKESEKGKMLREHFRHSQLDIAARMLQPLSNGEREILIELLEKLTTARSSK